Proteins encoded by one window of Cannabis sativa cultivar Pink pepper isolate KNU-18-1 chromosome 4, ASM2916894v1, whole genome shotgun sequence:
- the LOC133037284 gene encoding uncharacterized protein LOC133037284 — protein MACEKCNRSMGADFDAYFTCNYCWKDNEKNKKEIEIKQKAVARCCIQINMHDSTATLPATIFGEIAETFLECTAKKLMDETTKDGILSVENLINISTTKKYIIKIRLPNMNFATKWSRSTLSNNSLITSKYFHQFSSMTLPFLK, from the exons ATGGCGTGTGAAAAATGTAATAGATCTATGGGTGCTGACTTTGATGCTTATTTCACATGCAACTAttgttggaaagataatgagaaaaacaaaaaggaaatAGAAATCAAACAAAAAGCAGTAGCAAG ATGTTGCATCCAGATCAATATGCATGACTCAACTGCCACATTACCTGCTACAATATTTGGAGAAATTGCTGAAACTTTCTTAGAATGTACCGCAAAAAAGCTGATGGATGAAACCACTAAG GATGGAATATTGAGTGTTGAAAATCTTATCAACATATCCACCACAAAGAAGTATATCATCAAGATAAGACTTCCAAATATGAATTTCGCCACAAAATGGAGCAGAAGTACATTGTCGAACAACTCCTTGATAACATCCAAGTACTTCCACCAATTTAGTTCCATGACTCTTCCATTTCTAAAATAG